The DNA segment GGAGGGATTTTCGCAACTATCGTGGCTTTTCCAaatgttgttttgctttttctacccctccttcttttgcttatatggctgaattgagagccgttATTTTCGCAAtcgaacttgcttgggagaaaaattggcatcagctttgggtttAGTCAGACTCCATGTACGTTGTTAATCTGCTTCGACATCGTTctatggatgttccttggagtattcgacaagagtggttgcattgtctcaacatttgctctaggatgaacattctttttactcacatctttagggaatgTAATAGAGTTGCTGAcgcattggcaaagtttggagtctcttcccccgtgatcaattggtggccttcagctcatgctttttgccacaagtttatcaatgatgacatttgtaatatttctcatttgcgtttttcttgacatttcctaaacttttctccttcccccttcttcttgtttgttctccttccttttctcttgttcaaaccttcaccttttcttttattaatatattttgggTTTGCGAGTTCTTGGTCATTGGGTGCTCACCCTGTCCAAGTTCTgcctcgtcccaatttctaaaaaagaaaaatagaacaaGTTCTACGTTATTAAAGGTCTGCTTGATTTACTTGTTGTTTACTgaaaaatatatacttttataaaattttaaacagCAATTTTAACAGCAATTTTTGGAAAAATGTatactaaattaataataaaaacctGACCTGAAATTCATAATGCTTCTGTGATGAACTGGTTTAAAACTATTAGTAGTATTGGACATAATATAAACTTTTAACTTGAAGGCCCAATGTAATGGAAGACCCAAACCAATTAAATCACAAACCTAACAAAGTTAATGGGCTGTAATTATttcgaaaaaaataaattttaatatatggCTGGTTCAacttttgttgtttttgttactgtataatataaaacaaatataaaataataacgAATGAGCTGAGGTGttactttctcattttttactgataaaaaatataatctaatatgtaataaattaattttaattatattattatatttatctataaaaatattattttattcggGTTATAGCTAAGaattctacagaatttaaattaatccctaaattcTCTCTAATTCTTAACATATttatatgatataaaatagtaatGATAGAGCTCACATGtcacttctttcttttttactgataaaaatataatataatatcttaattttaattatattattgtatttatatataaaatgattatttaaagtaaatataaaaataaaataataaaatttaatttagatatcacatttatatcattaattttaattattaaattataatttttttaatatttatatgtcaaAGTGTATCTCTgtatcgcacgggtcaaaaactaatacatatatattcaTAGGTCTGGCTCGTGCCAAACCTAATCCAGTTTGACatataaattttcttttttttttgtccaaaatcCACTATTCATATTGTTTGGGTTGGATCAGACTTGATAATATTAAAAAAGACTAATTCTCAAACTCATCCTAATCTAACCATTTCcactaatatatttatattaaaattaaactataattataaataaatgataataataatatatgaaatttagttaattaattcaataaaactCAATAATATTATCTTAAatgaacaacaacaaaaaaaaaaacattttcaacaaaatatttaaatataaaatataggtGATTAAATATGTACCTAAATAAATACATGCCTATTGAATTCCTTTCTAATCATTCCCATCCCATCAAACATAACTTAGCAAGAATGGTAACAGATAAGATATCAAAAATAAATACTATTTTTAATTGTTTATTTTTGGTATTCGTCCGGTTCTATTCTATTATCCTAATGAATCTACATTTTGAATCTTATTTTCATACCATACAATTCATAACATTTACGAGTACATGTATCCGTTAAGAATCAACATATAAATCAAAGAACTATAAATTTACTgaaacataaataaaataaataattctataaatttaacaaacaaatttaaaattcaaatgctataaaaaaaaagtaaaaaacatTTAAATAAATAGTTTCCCtcaatatttttcattttttttcttccaatTTTTATCCGCATTTACCAACTCTTCATAGCTCACAAAGGTAGTAGATATGAAAGGTATTCCATTTACGTCACATATCCCTTAtgagtattttgtttttaaaatttcaTTCTCATTCTTATTCCAAACTCTTTTACACAAAATTCAAGCAATCGCATTAGAATCGATACTCGCAAAATCCGTAATTATCATCCCTAACTTAgagataatattaataataaagatTGCATCTTTAactaaaaaatagaaagaatCATCGGAGAGGAAGACAAACAACGATTTATGATTATAATAATGCTTCAAAATATAAaactaatctatatataatataaaacagtaacgatggaaatgaggtgtcacttcctccttttttagtaataaaaaatttaatatattaattttaattttattatgtatatttatctataaaaagattattttatctcatatatctaagagtactacagaatttaaattaatccttaaaatctctctaattctttacatatctatatataatataaaacagtaatgatggaactgaggtgtcactttttccttttttactgataaaaaatataatataatatataatatattagtttttattttattattatataccGAAAATACCGAAAATTCCATATAAACTGtatttgtgattttattttttttctgaaaTAGTATAAAAAGATGCTTCAAATATTGCTATTCGATTCTAGCTTTAATGTTTCGACGTAAaaacacttaaaaaaatattaatttatagtGTTTGATTGCTACTTTTTGACCTTATGTTTGCCTTCTCATTTTGAAAATGAGAATTTTCGGTGTTTGGTTAAACATCTCCTGTTGATTTTTATAgttgaaaagtagttttttttattatataaaaacaGGTAATCTTTGCTCTTTAGAAAAGCGCAAACCgtaaaacaacaaacaacaatcAACAGTAAAACGAACAGACCCTTAGCCCCATAAATCATCAGTGTCCACCACAAACATATTTGTAAGTGAATTCTGAACCCGTCGCTACTGAAAACACCAATAAGAATCCAATTCTAACCAACAATGTCAAGTTTTCTCTATATAGAATAATAGCTAAAAACAATTCaatatctataaataagaacagccaaaaaaagaaaaaaaaaatgttacttCCCACAATTTCATCAACCCAATCtctgattcttcatcttccaagAATGGATTTCATTCTATAAAACATCCAAACACAAAACAAATTTCCATAATCAGAACAGGAAAAAGAACACCCCTTTATTGCATATAGATAACAtgaattgattaatttaaagaACAAAAAACTACCTTTTTTCCTGATGAGAGAAATTGAAATTCAGTGCTGAGaatgaggagaagaagaagaaggcctATCAGAAACAACACTTTGTTCTTCCTCCCCATGAATTCGAGCCGGAATTCCGAAACCAGACAATCCCCAAGATTGATGAACATCTTGTGTTCTATGAGCATTCTGATGATCATCTGCACAAGAATTAACCATAGCAAGATCATTCCAAGCTCGAATCGAATTACCGAAACTGGACTGAAGGGTTCCCCTCTGAGAAAATTCTTGATCTTGGCTTATCAATGACAATGGTGGATTAAATCCCATCATTCTCTGCAAATTCCCCTCATAATTCTGATCCTGAAAAGGGTTAAGTGACAATCCAAGATCCTGATGATAAGCATTTCCTGAGTTTGAATCATAATTCTGGAATGAAGCAGTGGAATTTGAAATTGGGAACAAAGATTTCATAGTGTCAGGATGAATTTGATGATGATGATCCAAATTTGGTGCAATAAAAGATGAGTATCCAGATGATTCAGATTGCTCAGGAATCACCATTTCAGCAGTAGCAGAAACAGCAACATTCTGATTTGATTCATCCATGTTTGTTGTTGAATCAAATGGATGCCATGGAGGAAGCTCAGCAAGCTTATCAATGGAAGATTTTGCCTTTTTTATTAACCAATCCACAGCTTTGCTTGGTCTGTCATAACCTAATCTATCTTGAACATCATAGAATTGTATTGCTGTATGTGCTGATAATCTCACCCTCCTGTCTCTAGGTCCTTTTGCTGTATAAACTTTGCTGTGCCTATCTTTTCGGCCCGTCGCCCGCACAATGTGCCCCCCTTGAACTTGCACAATTTCCCCTCCTGTCAAAACGGGTTATCCTGTTATAATCGTGTCTTACAtgaaatgcaataaaaatgCTGTAAATTCATGTTGTTGTGTTAGAAATTGACAGCTTCGTGTCTCATATGATATGcaataaaaatgaattttatgCTGTAAATTCGTGTTTTCGTGTTAGAAATTGACAGTGTTATAATAGTGTCTCACATGATATGCAATAAAAATAGGTTCTATGTAGTAGTAAATTCGTGTTGTCTTGTTAGAAATTGACAGTTTTACCGGTGCTTCCTTTCATGCCTCCCCTCTTTCTTGATCTTGATGCATATTCTGCTATTTTTTCCCCATTTTTCTCCTGGTAAATTGGGGGATTTTGCTGAGTGAAATCCAGATTCTTTAATATCTTCTTGCCTGAAAAAAAAGGGGGAAAAAGATGTATTTCTTATTGTTTTTCTACAAATTTAAAGGTACTATCTTTATGATTTTTAATCTGCAAAATTCAGCAAACCTTAATAGTGCAAGTGGTGAAGCTCCTGATCCCAAAAATTTCtgccattgccttcttccccaGCACTAGATCCAAAATTCACACAACACAAggaataattttaaaaatacccACTAAACAAAATTCTTGATACCCAAAAGTTGAGGGCCAAGTTGATATGTCAGAGAATGAAAAGGTGGGTtactcaaaaaaaaattgagaaagaAAGATTGAAACTTTTGAACTGGGTTTGTTCAAAAACATGGAAATTGAAGCAAATAACTAGAAAGGGGGAATAAATGAGTGTACCCAGAAGATAAAAATGCAGACTTGGTAAGAGAGAAAGAGGGGTTTTGATGCTTCTGCAAAGGGTGTCAGagttaggtcagaaagaggaaagagaaagaggaagatgaattttgatttgtagatgaaaACAAATGGAACAGTAACACTTTAAGTCACACAAACAAACCCATGTCTTATCTAGTTTACCTCTACTTGAATTCCaaacctttctctctctagctcttgtatctttctctctctaggtTTATTGCTACCAGAAATGAAAATTGTGTTGTGGGTTTGAAGAGTTGGAATTTGAGGGAGTGAAGGTTGGGTTTGAAGGGGTAAGTTTATAACTATGTGAGAGAAAAGAATTattgtttagagtgagaaagtttggAAGATGGTGATTTAGAAAATTGAAAATTCTATGAATATAGGATTGGTCCAGATGGGAGATCTAATTTTACATGTGCgtgagaaaagaaaaattagtTAAATCGAAcaagtttaaatttttttccgtGGGTCCGTTTGTTTCAGTTATTCCTGTTTGCTGCTGCTGATAGACAGTAGATATTAGTtgtttttctgcaaaaaaaaaaaaaaaaaaacagatgtttcgaaattttaccaaacactttctttcgaaattttaccaaacactttctATCTCCTGTTTATTATTGAGAGGTAAAAAGCAATtccgaaaaatggaaacaaacggcaccgtatatatacatgttatcaTTTAAGTAGTCCATAATCAATTTTTACGTACCACTATAAAAACTTCTTAAAATTAAGCTAAATTTTGactataaaagtaaaattgatttattttcaataaatttagaaaaaattaTCACCAATCATGTTTTAATCAAGTTaaatttttgtatttaaatacAAACTTAATGAGTTAATTAACAACTCTAAACCTTAATTTGTCGGAAACAGGGGCCAAAACCATCCATAGTAAAGGTAGTTTCAACGATTAGGGTCGAAATAATCCATAATAGGGGTGGTTACGACGGCCGTTAGGGCCTGAGCCCCCTCTAGGCCACCTCTATCTccgcaactttaatttttcgaactttttattttgagaaTGACATTAGTCATTTCAATTACATGAACAGTAAAACTTGTTATTATGTTAGTAAAGTACAAAGTTAAAGGTCCACAGTCTTCGATTTTGAAGTTTAAGCGTCATGTAAAAGTAAGCGTAAAGTTTAGTAATCATAAATGTAATTTATCCAAGATTTTTATATCCAATTTCAAAATTCAGTGGTTATAAAGAAAGTAAAACTAAAGTTAAAGGATCGTTAGTGTAATTTAACCAATAGAATAGGAGAGAGTATGAAAAGGGAAGTTTATTTTCTTTGATACCCACTTGGGTATGATAATGATATCTAAcagctttattttatttttattttatttatattatttatttatgtactTTAGTTTTGCAATATTAAGATAAATATGCGTGTGTGGTTTCACTAAAAAGAAAGGACAAATATACTTCCATCAGACACACTTTTCTTTGCTTCCTTTGTACTCCTCCAATCATCacttcaactatgcctctacatttatatatataaaaaataaaaactttataTTATAATTCTTATGAAATGTGCATTCAAGTACAACAAATTCTTATATTCTCTTAACATATGTATTCTTAATCTGTACTTTCCCTCTTAAAATACTGTTTctaataatgtttttttagGTAAGGCATAGTTAATAACTTTTCTTATATGCTTTTGTTTAACGAAAGTCGCGTGTCATTTAGAAGAAGGAGAAATCGTAATAAGATTTCAGTAGGTGAACCTGCGGAAGGATCATTGTCGGAACTTGCACAATAATACTACTTTTGGACATATTTGTAAACCGAGGAGTCGATGCCGGATTCGTTCAGCATCCATCTCTCATCGAGGCCTATGCGGGGGGTACGGGCGCACGCTCTATGTCATGCCCTCCGCATCTTCTGTTCAAGGCCTCCTAAAAAAACCCCAACGTTAGAAGCGCTAAGGAATTGCAAACGGAAAGATCGCACGAGTAGGAAATCGGTGTGGAAAGGAAAAAGAATTTCATCTCCTTCCTTTTGAAGGGAGGTTTAGAAAAATCCTATTGATTatagctttttccagatcttgAAAAAAAGTCGAGACTTTTAAATTAAGTTTTGAATTAGTGGATGCTAGAATGAGAATGAAGTTTTCATTATGTGCATGTTGTTCCCTTTGCTTGGCTCTTCCTCTAAAGGATTGTTGTGTAATAAGAATTGGAATGAAAATATCGTTTAATTCGtagattttggaaaaaaaaggaaacataTTCTCGACTTTTCTTTTTATCGAAATCGGGACTCGGTGAAGTAGATATGGTTGTGAAGATATGGACTACCTGATCTATCCAACAACTATTCCATCCTCATTGTCCATCTGACGGAGCAATGCCGCGTGGAGATAGAAATTCTATGCTCTTTAGCACGACATTTTGACTCTCGCGTGTCTACTATTTTACTACTAATGCATCTTTAAAGTGGATTTTTTTGGTTTATCATATTCATGCATTTACGGCTCAGGTGACGTTATTGATACTTCTTAAAGGAGTTCTATTTTCCCGTGTCCTCACAATCCAAGCACAACGACACAATTATTAGGGGCGCACTCTACTACTGAACTAATAGCCCATCACGTGGGCCCCTTTCATTCCGGGGCGATAGAGGGACAATATCATTTTAGcccattttttcatatttttcttggAAGTATGGAGAAAGCATGTCAAACATCCCAAACATGACAAGATTAGCATTGATGTAACCCGAGCGTTATTTTTGGTTATTTACTAACATCCCCTTTTGGCAGATACTCAATTAGGTGAAATTTTTGAATTAGATTGTGCGTACTTTGAAATCCAATAGGAAATGCGTAGAGATCAGAAAGAACACTAACGACGAAAGTATTcacattgatttttttaaatttttactaatatTTTCTTGGTATCATAAAAAATTGTAATAGCTAAACGATGGTGTAGCACATTGGGCCTTTTATGTTTTCTATGGATATATCTAACTTTgaattttcttgattttcatCCTTATGGCCCTTCTGCGTGGCGACATGGGGCGAAAAAAAGGACAGGTTTCATATATAAGGATAATGGCGATTAAATTATTGGGATCAATTATTGCAATTATAGCAAAATTTATGGTGACAGTCATGTCAAAATTGAAATTTGTGTGTTGCAAGGTGTTTCTAAAGAGGTCAATTGTTACTAATCATTATGGATGCTTTTAGAATCTATTCAGTTgttgtaattaataatttactGTTTGTTGCTGCAAATAACTATTAACTAGTAGATATTATTCAATTTTACCAAATACAGTCTTTTTGTTTGGAATTGAAAGGTAAAAAACAGTTCGAAAAAATGTAACCAATCGGATATTTAGCGTCCGTTTGATTCATCTATTTCTGTTTGTTATTTGCTGTTGCTGATATATAGTAGATATTAGTTATTTTTCTGTTAAAAATACTTGTTTcgaaattttaccaaatacattttatatcgtattatatttagaattaaaaggtaaaaagtaGTTTCAACACCGGGatatttaattttgaaattgtgAACTCAAGATGAGTCAATAAAATAAACAAGTGAAGGTATGCACCAATAATAACATGTAGAGAGATAGTTTACTCATGTAACACATGCTGCTATCATTTTGTTGATAAAGTACTCATAAGtacaatatttaatatatttatttatgtatgtATTcactaaaaatcaattaattcaataaGCTAATATGCATCATTAGTACTACATAGATCTATTCACAATTGCATCCTATGAACTGAATTAGGTCACGTATTTTTAAGGGGAaagtataaaaagaaaaagatgccACTTTATTGATTTTCAACTAAAGAAATAtagttgtttcaaaaaaaaaaacaatatagttttttattattattatttgtagaAAAGAGCATTTATTTTATATagttagaaaaaaataaaaataaattaacagTGTTAGTTTTTGATGACGTAACACGTTGAGTTTAATGATGTGTCTTGTTATAATAGTAATCTTTGTTGACGTAACATATTGACTTGATGATATATTCaccttataaataaatatattgcgAATCGAAAAAACCACAAGAATTTTAATTTGACTTCTCTATAATTGTAACATATGGTCATGACTCGACCCAACCTAGTACATGAACACATTTAGTTCTATACATAAACAACATCAGTACCAATTAATCAACCTATGCTTCTTAATTTGAGACTAATTGATAACATATGTGAATGTTTGGAGATCTGGTGTGCGTCCATATCAGATCCTTTTTGCCATTCAACGAACACGCAGTCCCCCCTCATTAAGAGAAAATATCGAGTCATGTCCTATTCAGGAGCCCTTTTAGTGCGCTCAAATAAAAGCCCAGCAACCGAATTAAGATATCGACCTAGTCCAAGAACCAAAAAGaagattgaaaaagctcatataCAGGAAGTCTTCTTCAAGGAGCTGTCTAAGAGGACACATGGACCAATGGTTGTTCCGAACCTCAAAGACACGCTCCTGGCTTTCATAATCAACCATGAAATACAGAATGTAATTAAGCAAAGGGTTTGAAGCTAATAAAGGACTGCCACGTATAATGGTGCTAAATAACCTGAATCAACAACCCACAAAGGATCAAATTCAGCCATAAAAATAGTTCTAGATACATGAAGTTCACTCACTCTTGAGTTAATAAGATGTACCTTGGGAGCAGTGCAATCACTTGCATAATTCCCCTTAAGCTGACAATTGAAACATTTCACACGATAAATATTAGGATTCTTTCTGTTCTTGtgcttcttctctttgggtccttCTGCTTTCTTTTGCTCTTTTACCTGTTCTTTACCCTTACCATTGGAGCGCTTACGCTTCTGGCCTTGAGCCCTGGAACGCCTCCCACTAGATTTGGAACCCATATAGTGAGCTTCAGCATTGATCTTAATCGACGTAAGGCGATCCTCCTCGAGCTCGAGGTGGCGAACTACAACATCAAATGTTGTTACACTTTCAGTGTGTGTTAGGTGCATCTTCATATGCTCCCAATTGTTCGGTAAAGAACGAATAATAGCTTGCACTTTCTGCTCTTCGGTCAGGACATGACCTGCTTCATTGAGTTCGCTGATCATGTTCTGCATTTCTCTTAAATGCTTTTTCATAGTGTGATCATGGTGTTTCTTGTAAGTATCGAACTTGATAATGAGAGATTGGTTAGAGACATGCCTCCAAACTTCTCCTTTAAGGCGTACCACAGGGCCTTAGCTGTCTCAAGCTTACAAAACTGACGAGTGAAGTCATCATGCATCGAACTCAAGAGAATGATGCGGGCGGTAGAATCTTTCTTCTTTCACGCCAAATAAGCATCTTTCTCCCTTCGATGTTGAGCAGTAGTGCCTTCCTCGGGCATATCCATGACTGTTTCTAAGGTGTCTACAACCTCTTGTTCTTCCAACACATACTTAATCTTAATTCCTCATACATCATAGTTATCCCCATTCAGTTGCAGGTCCTTGTTTAGTTCAACTACGATCGATTTTCTAGCTATTGCCATTGTTGACAGGAGACCTACAATGGAATTGCACGTCTTATTAAGAAGTTCTAGAGGTTTAATACACGTTATAGATTCTCTTAGCAACCTATAtctggttaaaaagtttaatactaaatttcAATTTGAACTTGAGACCATATAGGAATGGCTCAAATCACTCTTTACACTTTAATGGTTAGCTTATTAGATAGATATTTATGCTTAGAGAATTTTTTTATGTTACCTTGCATAACAAGTTATTATAATCTTTTACCATGTGTGGTTATTTATGGAATATGATGACTTTAAGTTCATTATGCTTTTGTTCAGACAAGCCCTACTTCTAGGTTTAGCATGAATAAGATAATCATACACATATAATTTGAAAGCATAATCACAAAACATTGCTCATTGAACCAACTAATCAAGAGTCCAAAAATAATCCAAAAGTTCATTCCACCATGattgaatgaaaaataaattaaaaacgaGCATTTGTTCTAAAAACGATAAACAAAACTAACTCAAAAGTTTTGACAATAAACTTTGGAATCCATTTAATAAAACAAGTTAAAAACAAAAACCCCCATGAACCTAAGGAGATATTATTCAACATTCATTGGGTTGAAACCATCATAACGGATTCTGCGGGGAAACGTCCTTACCATTTAATAAAACGTCCTTATCACTTAATCACGCATGTGACCAGGAAAGTGACCATAGAGGTGATCATATCCCTTTTTGTACAACGGAGCCTAGAGTTGCTTCTTTGATCTCAATAGCATTCCTTTTTGCCCCAATGGGAAAGAGGCTCCTCGGGCATCCAAGTTATCCAGAAAGATGCGGATAAATCGATTGTAGTTCATGTGGGATCTTGACCAACTATGGAAATACATTCGACTTAGCCTTGAGACAGTAGAGAAATATTTCCTCACAGTCCTAAAGTGAGGAAGATTACTACTGTCGATGCAAAGGTCACTGTAGCAGACAACGCACTGCATCAGGTTCTGTACCTTGATCAGGTGAAGCACATCTTGTTAAAGTAGTCATCTTGTAATTATCCAGCCACTTGCGGAATCTTTTCAAGGTAGCTTTCTGGGCCGGTGTTCTAGGGACTACTAGCGTGTACATGGTGGCCATTGCTGATTGAATCAACAAAAAAGGAAAGAAGTTAGTGTACTCATACAGAAACTTATTTCATCAATCAAAACTCATTTTGACCGATATTGGGCCTCCGAAACAcaaaaaacaaaacattaaaacttttggttttttttgtaaaagaaaaaacaatttcCACTGAATGTTATCCCTTTTAGAATATCTAATAaggtaaaattaaatattctgaCAATTCAAAAATATACCAAAAAGTTCAAAAAATTATTTCGAGTCAATCTACCAAAAAACGGGCGAAAAACAGACATCAGGAGGCGCCACACGTGCTTCGATGCGCACGTCGCATGCGGTGGTGCGTGGGGGCCACACGCCGCCCTCCCGAACTTCGTTGGCCACCGTAATTTATCGATCCTAGGGTTTGGGACTTCTGGACACGATGATGGGATCGGTTTTCTCGAAAAAACGTGCCAAAATGATTTGTAGAGAAACAGCAGACCAAAAAACGAATCCAAAAGACTTTTTCCAATCCATGAATAGATTTTTCAAGAAACACGCATCCCAATGCAGATTCTAACCTTGAACAAttttgaaaaaacataaaatatggATTCCTTTTGAGTTTCAATCATTTATAGAAGATcaaaaacatattttttataagATTTTCTTAATCGAATCAAAACCTTATTTTAGATTGATAAGAAGATCAAACTTATAAAAACCGTATTTATACCAAAAAACCAAAAACAAAATCAAGAATATATAAAAGTACATCAATTCTACCATTCTTACGAATGATCCCACAAATTTCTTCACATCTATGGATAGAGAAAAAACACATAGTACAAGATCtgtggctctgataccagtgaAGGGATTAACGGTAATTAATCCATTTGAGACATACGGATTCAGACGTACCTTATTGAATAGCAGAACCGGTAGATCTCTCAGAGTAGCGGAAGCGGAGCTTAGCACCACGATCTTGTACCACCGGTAACAGGCAACCACACAGCGTTAGACGGTGAAGACTGAATAATCCACAGGCTAAAGCGAAGATgaagaaggagagagagagggggagagaATTCGGCCAACAGGGAGTTAGAAGAGTTGTTTTTATTATGATTAGGGTTAAGCCTATTTATAGGAAGCTAAAACTCTAATAATCCTCCATCTCTTAAGATGGGCTTGGTCCGTTTTATTTCAGGCCGGTCAGATTAATTAGATCCATACCCAATTAACAATTTACATTAATattaaatttctttctcttattaTAAATAAGGTAAAAGCtatgtttactttattttttacaaagtaaaccttactttgtgtgttttcaccgttggattaattttatacttcatcatccaatggtgaaaacacaccaagtaatggtactttgtcaaaaacaaagtaatcatgtaaaattgagaaaatatttttaaaagtgaattgataatataaaacagcatataaaaacaaaaaactaaaaaaactacaacatataaaaaaaatggagggAGTTAATAGATATTAAATGAAGCATTGATAATgtttgaaagatgaaactacTAGGTGGTTAAAATAGCACATTATAGTTGGTAACCAACTCATTAATTTAGTTATGATAATAAAAAGCTTTTCCACTTCACACTAATTAAGAATAATTAAAGCATATATTATATTGTGAAAGAGGACCACCAAAGCCAAGAGGACCAAATTGCATGGTGTGAAGTAAACCCACCTCCACTTCCCAACCAATAAACTCTAACACAAACATTGCAAactttgggtaaattacacccatggccactgaactttacccgttTTCACATTATGGACAcggaacttcatttcttcccagtatgaccactaaactttacactttttaacctcggtggccacttaacgcctcaaaatgaccattgacggctaaaaataaaaaatccaaagcgttaatgatatt comes from the Euphorbia lathyris chromosome 5, ddEupLath1.1, whole genome shotgun sequence genome and includes:
- the LOC136228588 gene encoding transcription factor TCP3-like — encoded protein: MKGSTGGEIVQVQGGHIVRATGRKDRHSKVYTAKGPRDRRVRLSAHTAIQFYDVQDRLGYDRPSKAVDWLIKKAKSSIDKLAELPPWHPFDSTTNMDESNQNVAVSATAEMVIPEQSESSGYSSFIAPNLDHHHQIHPDTMKSLFPISNSTASFQNYDSNSGNAYHQDLGLSLNPFQDQNYEGNLQRMMGFNPPLSLISQDQEFSQRGTLQSSFGNSIRAWNDLAMVNSCADDHQNAHRTQDVHQSWGLSGFGIPARIHGEEEQSVVSDRPSSSSPHSQH